One Mesomycoplasma molare genomic window carries:
- the nadE gene encoding NAD(+) synthase, giving the protein MEIEKYTNYLIEWLKDEVKKANMKGLIVGISGGIDSALVSVLAQKAFPNNSLGLIMPINSMEKDKEDIEKLVNKFNLNVKTINLKNAYDNLVSTYELDNKLAIANIKPRLRMTTLYAFAQEYKYLVLGTDNFSEMFLGYFTKYGDGGVDLLPIVQLTKSEVRKMASYLGIPKTIINKTPTAGLWDNQSDEEELGFTYNDLEIYLKDKNLLKPEIINLIEKQHKITQHKRDPLPRPKHYNEL; this is encoded by the coding sequence ATGGAAATTGAAAAATATACCAATTATTTGATTGAATGATTAAAAGATGAAGTTAAAAAAGCTAATATGAAAGGCCTAATTGTAGGAATATCGGGAGGGATCGATTCAGCCTTAGTTTCAGTTTTAGCGCAAAAAGCATTCCCTAATAATTCTTTAGGATTAATCATGCCTATCAACAGCATGGAAAAAGATAAAGAAGATATTGAAAAATTAGTGAATAAATTTAATTTAAATGTAAAAACAATAAATCTAAAAAATGCCTATGATAACTTAGTAAGTACATATGAATTAGATAATAAATTAGCAATAGCTAATATTAAACCAAGACTAAGAATGACTACTTTATATGCTTTTGCTCAAGAATACAAATATTTAGTTTTAGGTACAGATAATTTTTCAGAAATGTTTTTAGGTTATTTTACAAAATATGGTGATGGAGGTGTAGATTTACTTCCCATAGTTCAACTAACTAAAAGCGAAGTAAGAAAAATGGCGAGCTATTTAGGAATACCCAAAACTATAATTAATAAAACCCCAACGGCAGGATTATGAGACAATCAAAGCGATGAAGAAGAATTGGGTTTTACATATAATGACTTAGAAATTTATTTAAAAGATAAAAATTTATTAAAACCAGAAATAATTAATTTAATAGAAAAACAGCATAAAATTACCCAACATAAAAGAGATCCCCTTCCAAGACCTAAACATTATAATGAACTGTAA
- a CDS encoding thioredoxin family protein: MLVKDVTKSTLGTSISNGKGVQLLNFHATWCGPCKMLAPVLKQVAEELKIEVYKVDVDQDREFAREMGVSGTPTTFIYKDGKLVSHIVGYGAFEQFAEPLKKLM; the protein is encoded by the coding sequence ATGTTAGTAAAAGATGTAACAAAAAGTACATTAGGAACAAGTATTTCTAATGGTAAGGGTGTTCAACTATTAAATTTCCATGCTACATGATGTGGACCATGTAAAATGTTAGCACCTGTTTTAAAACAAGTTGCTGAAGAATTAAAAATAGAAGTTTATAAAGTAGATGTTGATCAAGATAGAGAATTTGCTAGAGAAATGGGAGTATCTGGAACACCAACAACTTTTATTTATAAAGACGGTAAATTAGTTTCACACATAGTTGGTTATGGAGCGTTTGAACAATTTGCTGAACCATTAAAGAAATTAATGTAA
- a CDS encoding aldehyde dehydrogenase family protein has translation MNIKIKEIFQTQKQDFLSNGALSIERRIGILKKIKMLLKSNKNLIEEALYIDLGKTPMESFYSELALIFNSINLAIKSIKKWSKKKKINTPWFLWPSKSYIEPQAYGVVGIYSTWNYPFLLTLDPLIAAISAGNRVMLKISEYSTESEKLIKRLINENFQNNEIYCIENSEKNLVEFNEFNFDLIFFTGSNKIGKIIAKKAAENLTPVVLELGGKSPTIIFEDANLKKVVNNVFFGKFSNAGQICIAHDFIFIDEKNADKFINLLKLKIEKDFMKLNNKIINKHHFDRLINLVPEWEKENIRYDVDKMKIYPFIFKSSLDDKIMKEEIFGPILPIITFKDNEDLIKKMSLYNNPLVLYLFTQNKKNIEITKKISSGNLIINDTIVFLSNYFLPFGGIKESGNGKYHGYEGFKTFSHFRSVFKNKRSKNINPYIK, from the coding sequence ATGAATATAAAAATTAAAGAAATATTCCAAACTCAAAAGCAAGATTTTTTATCTAACGGAGCGTTATCTATAGAAAGAAGAATAGGGATCTTAAAAAAAATAAAAATGCTCTTAAAAAGTAATAAAAATTTAATAGAAGAAGCACTTTATATAGATTTAGGTAAAACACCTATGGAAAGTTTTTACTCAGAATTAGCATTAATATTTAATTCAATAAATTTAGCTATAAAATCTATAAAAAAATGAAGTAAAAAGAAAAAAATAAATACCCCATGATTTTTATGACCTTCGAAAAGTTATATCGAACCTCAAGCATATGGTGTAGTTGGGATATATAGTACTTGAAATTACCCTTTTCTTTTAACTTTAGATCCTTTAATAGCTGCCATTTCTGCCGGAAATAGAGTAATGTTAAAAATTTCAGAGTATTCAACAGAGTCAGAAAAATTAATTAAAAGATTAATTAATGAAAATTTTCAAAACAATGAAATATACTGTATTGAAAATTCAGAAAAAAATTTAGTTGAATTTAATGAATTTAATTTTGATTTAATTTTTTTTACAGGTTCAAATAAAATAGGAAAAATTATTGCAAAAAAAGCTGCAGAAAATTTAACTCCAGTTGTTTTAGAACTTGGAGGTAAATCGCCAACTATCATTTTTGAAGATGCAAATTTAAAAAAAGTAGTTAATAATGTTTTTTTTGGTAAATTTAGCAATGCAGGACAAATTTGTATTGCTCATGATTTCATTTTTATAGATGAAAAAAATGCTGATAAGTTTATTAACTTATTAAAATTAAAAATAGAAAAAGATTTTATGAAATTGAATAATAAAATCATTAATAAACATCATTTTGATAGGTTAATAAATTTGGTTCCTGAGTGAGAAAAAGAAAATATAAGATATGATGTTGATAAAATGAAGATATACCCCTTTATTTTTAAATCCAGTTTAGATGATAAAATTATGAAAGAAGAAATTTTTGGACCTATTTTACCTATTATTACTTTTAAAGACAATGAGGATTTAATTAAAAAAATGAGTTTATATAATAATCCTTTAGTTTTATATTTATTTACTCAAAATAAAAAAAATATTGAAATTACTAAAAAAATATCTTCTGGCAATTTAATCATAAATGACACAATAGTGTTTTTATCTAATTATTTTTTGCCATTTGGAGGAATAAAAGAATCGGGAAATGGTAAATATCACGGTTATGAAGGTTTTAAAACATTCAGTCATTTTAGAAGCGTTTTTAAAAATAAAAGAAGTAAAAATATTAATCCATATATTAAATAA
- the pfkA gene encoding 6-phosphofructokinase — MNKQIKKIAILTSGGDAPGMNNAVRAVVKHALANQIEPFLVFEGYKGLVNKNILPATQYDVDQYVSKGGTFIFSARFPEFKDPNVRLQAKKNLEDIGIDALVVIGGDGSYMGAQLLHEIGIKTIGLPGTIDNDITSSDFTIGYDTALNTIVDAVDKLRDTSNSHNRFLMLEVMGHGAGDLALYSGLATGAEIIITNEHTMNEDEIAKIVNHQIKIMKKRSVIAIVSEFIYPNLKAIAKSVEEKTGIASRAMALEHVQRGGNPSAQERIWATLMGIKAVDLLKEGKSGIAIGISKGDIVSIPILEALQAPRKSNKEKAIKFNKLNQS; from the coding sequence ATGAATAAACAAATTAAAAAAATTGCTATACTAACTTCTGGAGGAGATGCTCCGGGTATGAATAACGCAGTTAGAGCTGTTGTTAAACATGCTTTAGCTAACCAAATTGAACCCTTTCTAGTTTTTGAAGGATATAAAGGTTTAGTAAATAAGAATATACTTCCTGCAACCCAATACGATGTAGATCAATATGTATCTAAAGGTGGAACATTCATATTTTCAGCAAGATTTCCTGAATTTAAAGATCCTAATGTAAGACTTCAAGCTAAAAAAAATCTAGAAGATATAGGAATAGATGCTCTTGTAGTTATAGGTGGGGATGGTTCTTACATGGGAGCGCAATTATTACATGAAATCGGAATTAAAACTATTGGTTTGCCAGGGACAATTGATAATGATATAACTTCTAGTGATTTTACAATTGGTTATGACACCGCTTTAAATACAATAGTTGATGCCGTTGATAAATTAAGAGATACTTCTAATTCTCATAATCGTTTTTTAATGTTAGAAGTAATGGGACATGGAGCGGGCGATTTAGCTCTTTACTCAGGTTTAGCCACTGGTGCAGAAATTATAATTACAAATGAGCATACCATGAATGAAGATGAAATTGCTAAGATAGTAAATCATCAAATTAAAATAATGAAAAAGAGAAGTGTTATTGCTATTGTTAGTGAATTTATTTATCCGAATCTAAAAGCAATAGCGAAATCTGTAGAAGAAAAAACTGGTATAGCATCTAGAGCTATGGCTTTAGAGCATGTCCAAAGAGGCGGAAATCCTTCTGCTCAAGAAAGAATATGAGCAACATTAATGGGAATTAAGGCAGTAGATTTATTAAAAGAAGGAAAATCAGGAATTGCTATTGGTATTTCAAAAGGTGATATTGTTTCAATTCCTATTTTAGAAGCATTACAAGCGCCGAGAAAAAGTAATAAGGAAAAAGCAATAAAATTTAATAAGTTAAATCAATCATAG